Proteins found in one Triticum urartu cultivar G1812 chromosome 4, Tu2.1, whole genome shotgun sequence genomic segment:
- the LOC125553917 gene encoding uncharacterized protein LOC125553917, translated as MATTTPKATRRASIRGRAWRLLRLAALRARKGIVVHGLGLLKTLGCSGRSDRLRYGEREFSIDETPAFRFRAPSALVLRFIPCIAPAVPDTPDDYSGDRYFFCDPRERVAGSVGDGHGAGPSEYGVENLDDCAEEQLLQRAVMGASCADFGAVEQEDGEDAGVDVKAEEFIANFYSQMRMQRQISSLQYNEMMHRSIC; from the coding sequence ATGGCAACGACGACGCCTAAGGCGACGAGAAGGGCGTCGATACGAGGGCGGGCGTGGCGGCTGCTGCGGCTGGCGGCGCTCCGGGCGCGGAAGGGAATCGTCGTGCACGGTCTCGGCCTGCTCAAGACCCTGGGGTGCAGCGGGCGCAGCGACCGGCTGCGCTACGGTGAGCGCGAGTTCTCCATCGACGAGACTCCGGCGTTCCGGTTCCGCGCCCCCTCCGCGCTCGTGCTCCGCTTCATCCCCTGCATCGCCCCCGCCGTCCCGGACACCCCCGACGACTACAGTGGCGACCGCTACTTCTTCTGCGACCCGCGCGAGAGGGTCGCGGGCAGCGTCGGGGACGGCCACGGTGCCGGGCCGAGCGAGTACGGCGTCGAGAACCTCGACGATTGCGCGGAGGAGCAGCTGCTCCAGCGGGCGGTGATGGGAGCGAGCTGCGCGGACTTCGGCGCCGTGGAACAAGAGGACGGCGAGGACGCCGGGGTGGACGTCAAGGCGGAGGAGTTCATCGCCAACTTCTACTCGCAGATGAGGATGCAGCGGCAGATCTCCTCGCTGCAGTACAATGAGATGATGCATAGGAGCATCTGCTAG